The Chionomys nivalis chromosome 1, mChiNiv1.1, whole genome shotgun sequence sequence ctcaaaacaataaaattagaaTTGAAAGTCCCAGTGGCTGATGTAGATGCCTTAACTAGGAGACAATTAGCCTTTTGGATAGGATTGTCGGTGCATTAAAGACTGAGTACCAGATAGTGTTTTATTAACTCATTTAATCTTTACCAACATTTGTGAGGTAGATTGTCAGTAACTGTTTTGTAGATAAAGGGACCGAAGTACAGAACTGTAAAAGTAATTAGGCGGGGAATGGGCACTAATCAGTCATGTCCATCAATTATCGCAAGGGAACACCTGTATTTTGGTGCATTAGTCCGGGTTCTCTAAAAAAACAACTGATAGAATTAACTTATATTAAAGGAGATTTATTACACTGACTTACCAGATGTGGTCTGGGTACTCCAGCAATGGCTGTCTTCTACTAGAAAGGTCCAAAATCTGGTAGTTGTTTAATCCATGAAGCTGAATGTTGCTTCAACAGTCAGAGCTAGTCTTTGGTGGTCTTTGTTGGAATACTGAAGAAATACTGTGTTCTGAGTAGTTTTTTCAATATGCTTTCTGCCTTGCTaattttcttctatctctatctAACTttaaagtttttggtttttttattctAAAGAGTTTTGTCTCCCCAACCTCCAAGTTTCCTTTTCTTAAGAGTTTGTTTAGAGGAACTAGTACTGGAGTTAACAGTTACTGTAACCTGTGATACAAATGTCTGTCCTCGATCTCTGAGTGTGCAACCTCAGCAGGGTTCCCAAGATGGGGATACCAGCCAGACCTGCTGAATGAACTCTGGCAATCAGTTAGGCAATAGGTATCATAGTTGCATTGTTCTCCCATCCCTTTTCTAGTTTTAGTGTATGTGCTGCTGAAGCAAGTACCCTGTTGTGATTTGAGGgatttataagttgccttggttatagTGTCTCATCACAGAACTAGAAAAGTAGCTGAGGCTGGATGACTTCTGTACTGACTTGGGCTGGAGCAAATCTCAGattagtggggttttttttttggttttttttggtttttgatttttcaagacagggtttctccgtagcttttggttcctgtcctggaactagctcttgtagaccaggctggcctcgaactcacagagatccgcctgcctctgcctcccaagtgctgggattaaaggcgtgcgccaccaccacccggctcagatTGGTTTGACTACCTGGTGCTTGCATCATCTGGGGACCTTGAGAATAATGAGCAGGCAGCCAGCACCATCTCAGAGCTGGTCAGCACAGTCTGTGGCTTCCGAATGCATCATGACACAAATGTTGCTTTCAAGTGCCTGCCTGTCTGTGGTCTTTGGTCACATTGCTGCTGGTGATTGTCTGTACAGAGGTTGTTTGTGGTGGTCGAGTCTGTTGATTTCTGAGCTGCAGAAGGCACTGGCTGGAGAGGTGACCTCTGGGGCCTGCAGTAGGGAACACTTTACCTTTCTTGCTGCTGGAGCTGGAATTGTGCTCACCACCTTCTCACCCCCACCCAAGGTGCAAAGGCTTAGCTAGCTAGGCAAAGGgatcccctcctttcctctctgcatAATAAACACCTgtccaactaaaaaaaaaaaaggtgaagccgggcggtggtggcgcacgcctttaattccagcactcgggaggcagaggcagacggatctctgtgagttcaagaccagcctggtctacaagagctagttccagtacaggctccaaaaccacagagaaaccctgtctcgaaaaaccaaaaataaaataaaataaaataaaataaaaaataaaataaaaaaaaggtgaaaagtaactaatgcataCTCCTTCCTTAACTTTGTTCTTTCCTCctggcttcatttcttttcaaattctaaacattttatgtcaggaaaagaacaaaggctcatgcaaaataaaagataatatgcTAATATGTGTGCATCCATTATCCAATTTTAATAGTTTAagaattctgtgtttatttttgaatCAGAGTCCTTTATGTAGTCCTTTCTtaggacttgctatgtagacaaggctgacttgaacttacagaaatctcctgcctctgcctcccaagtaagcTATCTCAGAGGGATTACCTATATGGAGAGACTGAGGTGTAGGATAATGTATGAAAGGTACTAACGtgtagaagagaaaaacaaaagtggATTCTAAATGCATTGACTCTCtggaaaaacatgaaagaaactaGTAGTAATTGTTGCCTTGGGGGAATTGATGAAGACCTAGATGTCTAAGGAATTGTAGGGAGAACTATTTTTCACTTCTGTATTTTATCTGAAGTACACATATATTGTCCATTATTCACTAGGAATTGGTGCTTATATGCAAAACCAGAATAGAGGAAGACATGTTAGATTTGAATTGGACCTGCCATTGtgagatgatttctttttttaaaaaaattatttcctgaggaggaagaaaacagaatgggGTGACTATCATTTTCCCTTACAGGTTCCAGAAAAGCACTGTACCTTTCCAATGACATAACGCATGTGAAACTATGTTTCTGTTAACTCCATTTCATCCTGTTGCCAAGGCATGGCTGATACTCATTTGACAAACAAATGTATGCCTGTTAGGCACTGTGCtgaattttataaaggaaaaatacaaagaaaacatttgtatTTAGAAGCTCTTCTAAATTAATACTTAAGAATTAACAGATATaatagagatttttaaaaagtattttgtagAAATGATTAAACTATTGGAACTTGAGCCTGCTTGAAACTCTAGGATGAGATACTGGCTCAGTATTCATTCCATTGAAATActtagatggctcagtgactcagctattaagagcgctggctgctcttccaaaggttctgagttcaatttccagcaatcatatggtggctcagaatcatctataatgagatctgttgtCCCCTTGAGGAAGAGACAtatggtcagtcatcctcatcaacttagaccatgaaacccaatatggacaagttgaACAAAACCTTCATGTATGCGGGctacccatgcatgcttcagcattgccagggcataaatttgatttttgattgaatttagaatattttagtaaccaaaaaaatacataatatgCAGCTGTTACTTAAAAATGAAGAGGGTTGTACATGCTTTACCACTTGACCAGAGAGGTCATTCATGACACTTGGAAAAGTTGGTAGTTAAAGTTACTTTCCTTGTAATTCTTAGGAGTGCACATCTGGTTACACTGTTTATGGTTTAGATGTATGAAAGATCAGATAGTgaaatttgtattgttttgtctgtttttgtattAGCTGCCAATTACATGTTAAGATAGTGAAGGAAGCCTTATTAGCTGAAAGGGGGACTATTTGAAAGAACTGTAGTTTAAAGTGAAAGAAAGCTCTGGTAGACACTTTAAAGTTGTGTCCATTTGGGGGGCATAGAGATGTTAGTATATACAGTTGGCTGTCACAGTTACTGTTGGGAAGAACTGCTCttaagggactgaagagatgactcagcatttaagaacaATCATTCTTGCTGGGATATGGAGttggcttcccagcacccatgccagaaGCATCACAACCAACTATAGTTCCTACTTTAGGGgttctggcgccctcttctggcctctataggtgCCAGTACACCTGACATATCtttgataaaaatgtttttaatggcTCTTAAGTAGTAGATACTGTCAAATGTAATTTTTGGTATGTATCAAGTTTTAGTGTCTTTTGCATAAATGTGAATTGATGAAGcaagttttttattcttttaagtttttaaagatttaaaaaaaattgtgttttgcCCCCATGTTTGTGTATGGTATCTGTGGAGGTCTAATGAGGGCATTGGGTTCCCTGGAGTAAGATAGTTGTGCTGGAACCATGTCTGTGTTAGgagccaaacctgggttctctgcaagagcaataagtactCTTAGCCATGGAGTCCTCTCTCCAACTTCTGTGATGAAGCAAGTTTTAAATACTGAAATAATCCTTGGGAGCTGAGGTGCTATGGTTAAGGAGCCTTCATCAGTGTTTATGGTTAAGGAGCCTTCATCAGTACTCCCCAGCACCTGCAAAGACAGAATACTTAAAAGTGTTGATGCCTCATCTACAGGGTAATCATGTATTCTTACAAAGCCAAATACTTCTAAGAGTACAAAGAAATACTTTAGTAATTAATACTGTGATAATAAGCTTAAACTGATAAATCAAACCTGGGCacaactgccgggcggtggtggcgcatgcctttaatcccagcactcgggaggcagaggcagtcggatctctgtgagttcgaggccagcctggtctacaagagctagttccagggcaggaaccaaaaaagctacggagaaaccctgtctcgaaaaacttaaaaaaaaaaaaaaaaagattttctggagctagagagatggctcagaggttaagatcactggctgctcttaagtcctgagttcaattcccagcaaccacatggtggctcacaaccatctgtgatgagatctggtgccctcttctggcctgcagacaacactgtatacataataaataaatctttttctaaaaacgatttattttctctgtgtgtgggtaggggggttgcctgcatgtatatgtgtgtgccataTGCATGGCTGGTACCACAGAGGTgggaaaagggcatcagatcctctggattGGAAGGTTATGAACCGCCatctgggtgctaggaattgaacccaggttctctgcaagagcaacagtgctctCAACTATTgggccatctctacagccccatgTTAAGGgtttttatttcttagttttttaagatttttaaatgctTTCCCTCCTGTTTATTTCCATTAAGCTGTCTCATGTGGTGGTTGCATTTTGTTAGGGGCATTTTTCCAGACTTTCCAATTTGCATCATAGTTAACACTTTTTATAGCTTGTTAATAGATAGTATATggggtttttttaaatttttttttttttgagaatgcaaacttgaacttctggtctttgTTCAGCTTCTCTAACTGAACTGAGGCAGATGAACTGGTCAGTTTTCTGAGCTCTTAGCATGATGCTATTCTAGGCTTTGACTTCTTTTGATTGGTTTTATTCCCAGAGAACATCTACTATGTGTTAACATATTTTTATgagaattaattttcaaattacttACTATCAAGTAAAATGGGTAGTCTGAAGAGATGAGCTATTGTTCAACTTTGACTATTTTTAGTCAGCAACAACACTTAAGTTCAGGTCATTGGTTTTAGTGAAGATGCCGTTATATGAAACCAGGGATATAAAAGACATAGCCAAGTCAGATATGGTGACATAATACCTATGATCCCTTGGGCACTAGAACAGGGCTAGAGTACATAAGGAAACACTGTCTCTAACTAAATGATAgatcaataagtaaataaacaatgcAGCCATGTTTTAAAATAGACTTAGCAGTGGAGGGTTGGTCTGGTAGATGAGCTCCTGTCTACATAGCATGTGCGTCAGTTTGccaccccctcccacacacacacatacaactaagCTAATAGTTTACATCCAGTTGACATAAAAGTTGCTTTCAAATTGCTATATACATGTCTAAGTCTAGTCTGCAGACCCTGTACTTCTCTTTCTTTGGGCAGACACTTGTCTGCAGAGGATCCTGAATGTGTCATTCTGAGCCACAGTGCTGTCTGTATTGTTCTTCCTCATATCTGATGTCTTAAGCATTTTGtgttacctcttttttttttttaattgttttgtcttAGTGCATTTTTACCCACGCTTCCCTTTCTTTTAAGTTGGGGGGTTTATTTGTCTGTGTATTGTTATGCGCACGTGAGTAAAGGTGTCCCTCAAGTTCAGAAGCATTGGGtctccctggagctagagttacagacagttctaaactgcttgtgtgctgggaactgaactctggtcctatgCAGGAAGAGCAGTATGcatgctttaaccactgagccatctcttcaggtaTATCCCCCTCCCCCCGCGCACCCCCGAGAGCATCTATGTCTTCTTTGATGACCCAGCAAACTTCACTAGGGTTTCTTCTAAGAGCTTAgtacttccccctctcctctgtcatgttccctgagccttggagtgAGTGATGTATAGATAACCTGTTTAGAGATGAACATTTAactcacttattctcagcactttgaccagttttGATTCTCTGTCAAGGATGATAGCAATACTACTGTATGGAGATAAAAGTAattatttagaagacagtttgacaGGCACATCATGTCCTTTTAACAAAACAATTGTAGCCTCCCCACTAGGACCCAAGACTTCCCCAGGTACAAGATATGGGCCATGTTTATGGCACCAGATGATATGACTCCCCTTCTGTGGAGCTGGACTCGATTCTAAACAGAAGGTGTTTCGAATACTGATTATGTTGGTTGCCCCCATAGCAGACTTGGCACTGTAGCTCCGGTGGGAACTTCTTGTCCTGCTATCCAGTGGTATAGCGGGCAGGAAGTAAAGCCAAATAATGCTGTTGGGTGACAGTTCTCCGCCAGCAGCCTTCATAGTCCTTCTAGCACTGTGAGGACTGGAAAGCAGGAAAGACAGTTTGTGCCTTGTTCCCATTTGATTGCTCTAGTCCTGTGTGCTAGTTTGGtcctgttgctttgataaaacactgatCAAAACCATTcgaggggaagaaagggttctTTCAGCTTAACAACTCCCAGGTCACACTCCATTACTGAGaaagcagggcaggaagctgaaggcaggaagtgaagcagagaccatggaggaacactatgTTTATTGGCTTACTCTACATAGGGTTAGCAGTGCCCTACTGAGCtgtcattaaccaagaaaattgcccccacagacttgcctacagtccagtctgttggaggcattttctcaattgaggctctctCTTCCCAATTAACAAAAAAACTAACAAGTACATCCTGCGACTAGCGCGCATGTATTGTTATCCAACAATAGGTTCTTACTCTAGTTCTAATGGCAACCAATTCCAGTAGCATGACCAACAACTTGTAGGGAGGTATCCTGGTTGTGGTTCTGGAGTTTATGTAGTAACATGGTTTCTGAGAGCAGTTTTATCCATTCATACAAGGTGcctctttaaacttttttttttttaaagaaaaaattagctTACTAAGTATCAGTTGTTTATGTCAGTTTTTGTTGACCCTCCCCTACCTGcttttctcctccatctccctgCCTGTTCCCATGTCTCCCTACCTGCCACCTTTCTTAACTAGAGGCTATCTCTTCATACATCTTTTGACTGAGCACTTTGTGAGGGCAGCATGAATCTTATTTCAGacttttttatgtatttagtCGAGTACATGGCACATAAGTGGGTATCAGTAGATATTGGGCAAATGGCTTACTAAAAGGACAAGCTTTTGCTAATGACAGTATTTGGTGTATCtatggtgttttatttttgctataaACCATGGACAAGGCCTGCCAGGGAAGCTAGTACAACTTGACCCAGTTGTAAGAACATGCTTGAGGTTTAGATTGCAATAATAGTCAGGAATATACTACTCTTGTTTGTGATCGAATGGCTTTTCATTAGTgcttgatttatattttttaggAATTGTTGGATAAGTATTTAATAGCCAATGCAACTAATCCAGAGAGTAAGGTCTTCTATCTGAAGATGAAAGGAGATTATTTCCGGTATCTTGCTGAAGTAGCATGTGGCGATGATCGAAAACGTAAGTATATTTGACCTGTGGATAAATGCAGAATATATAAAAAGAGGTGGGGTTGGGTAGTCACTTGTCACTATGACAAATATCTAAGAACAAACAGCTTAAAGGAGAGATTTATTTTGACTTCAATGGTTTCAGTCCATGGTTCACTGATTCCGTTAATGTGGACCCTGAGTAGGCCAGTCTTGAGAGGATGTGATGGAATAGAGCTGCTCGCCTCAGTGCAGCCTTGGAGCAAGGGGGTTAGGAGAGCTAGAGACACTGTATAGCTTTTCAGGATACTTCTAGTTTCTGTCACCTTCCAGTAATGCCAGCCATCAGAAGACTGATCCATGGATTTGGTCAGCACCCTCAGGCTATAGTCCTTAAAAGCCACACAAACTCACAGTCCTATCTTTAACACATGTGTCTTAgagaacatttcacattcaaaccatggcAGGATGTTGTAGTAGTAGTATGTATGTAGTTTGCAGGCTCTTTGCAACTAAAACAATTATGGGTCTTGTCTCAGTGGATGGTCCCACACCATACACCCACACCCATGCCCACATGGCAGCACAATTAGACTCAGGGTTACTAATAacaaggaaagaggaaatgaagttgTGGGGATGAGGAGGGCACTAGGAGGATATGGAGAGTGTGTGGTAGGTGGCGAATAAACATGGTATTTACATTttgcagatttatttttattttctgtgcatgcaTATTTTATCTGGATGTGAGTCTGTACctgtgagtgcctggtgccctcggAGGCCCCAGAACTAGAGTTTATAGGTAGTTGAGCTCCAGTGTgggatgggaattgaacctgggtcttttggaagaactacctgtgctcttagccactgagacatttctctagCCCTTTCTAAGAATACataaacagtatttaaaaaattaatgctgggtgtggtggcacacatccttacttagtctcagcactcgtgaggcaaaggcaggtggatctctgaattaaaggccagcctggtctgcagagtgagttccaggacagccaagactatttAAGAGACGctgtcttagccgggcggtggtggcacacacctttaatcccagcactcgggaggcagaggcaggcggatctctgtgagttcgaggccagcctggtctacaagagctagttccaggacaggaaccaaaaagctacggagaaacctatGTTCCCCAAAATGAAAATGTAccaggagggggctggagagatggctcagaggttaagagcattgcctgctctttcaaaggtcctgagttcaattcccagcaaccacatggtggctcacaaccatctgtaatggggtctggtaccctctctggcctgcaggcatacacacagacagaatattgtatacataataaataaataaatatttttaaaaaaaaaaaaaagaaaatgtaccaggaggctggagcaggaggattgtTCTTTAGGTCAACCTGGACTacgcagtgagaccctgcctcaaaagaaaaaagggggggtagTATTAAAATTAGGCTCATGGGTGAGCTCTAATTATACTTTGACATTGCAAGCAGGTTAACCTTTATGCTTTGGAATTTTGCTTGTTGTACTTTTAGCTCCATAATTTTTTATATACACTTAAATCAGTTGTTCTATATTTTTCATAAAGTTTATGTAGAACATAGAAGCAGGATTTGTatagtatgtgtgagtgtgttgctGTTTTTACTGGGTTTTAAACCCCCAGGGCTTCGTATATGATAGGCAAAGGCTCTACTGCTGAAAGTAACTATATccccagttatttttttaattttgataatatttattttgctgtgaATTTAACTtagggcttcatacatgctagcTAGGCAAGTGCCGTGCCACTGAGCTATGTTCCTAATCTCACTTGaaattttgagtcagggtttcattAAGttcctaggctagccttgaactcactgtgtagttcaggaaGTCCATGAAACTTGTGATCTTTTGTTTTACCCTCTCAAATAGCTAGGAGTACAGGCCTGTTCCACCAGGCTCACCTTACACACTGCACTCTTAAGGGCCACAGCATTGTTGcttaattgattttgtttttgtagtgtgaatgtgtatgcacgCAGGTGTGTGCACCTGAATGCTACAGCACacacgtggagatcagaggacatcttctaccatatgggttccagggatcaaactcttgtcaagcttggtggcaagcacctttacacacTGACTATCTTGCTGGTCCTGAtgggttttatttaaatatactgGAGCTATGGTGACTCAGAATGACTCAGCTGCTATATACGTTAAAGTTGTCCAAATGCTATATATTGGATAGATATTTTTGCTGTTGtgtcttaatttgtttttcttcaactCACAGAAACGATAGATAATTCCCAAGGAGCCTACCAAGAGGCATTTGATATAAGCAAGAAAGAGATGCAGCCTACACATCCAATCCGCCTGGGTCTGGCCCTTAACTTTTCTGTATTTTACTATGAGATCCTTAATAATCCAGAGCTTGCCTGCACACTGGCTAAAACGGTAAGGTCTGTGGGGACTATACCTCTTTGGCTGAGGGTATTTGGGATTTTTAAGTATTTGGATGCTCAGGGAGGCTATTTCCTTtgcaatatgttttctttttttattgctgtcTTGCCTACTTCCTACCCCTTTAAACACCATGCTCTCACTGTCATGTCTGACTGAAAAGCATGGAAGCAAAGTGGTCAAAGAAGTGTAACTTTAGGAGGAAGCATCACATTCTAGAAAGGAGTGCCTACCGAGTTGGAGCACCAGAAATCTGTATTCCCCCAAGTGTCGCAGGGTTATGCTAGCTCTTGTAAGAATTGTGTCAAGTGTTGCTAATCTACTGTGTGTCTTGTGAAAGAACAAAGATACCTGTTTCTATAAGTATTTACAGCAGGTTTCAGGTTatacaaattcttttttctttctttttttaaaaaaagagcaagtaggggctggagagatggctcagaggttaagagcattgcctgctcttccaaaggtcctgagttcaattcccagcaaccacatggtggctcacaaccatctgtaacggggtctggtgtcctcttctggctatcaggcatacacacagacagaatattgtatacataataaataaaaaaaaaaagagcaagtatAGATTTTAGTAAGGAAAGAACTTCCTCAGATTGGAGGGAATTTAAGTGAGGAGCCCTCACAAAAATCTTAAACCAGGATTCTAAGACAGTACTTCTTAGTTAGTGTACCTATACCACAGTGTGACTGTGCACACAGTTGTATTTGCAAAATGACCAGCTTCTGTCACTGAAGGTATTGCTCACTGTGAATATTAATTTTATCAGGCTTTTGATGAGGCCATCGCAGAGCTTGATACACTGAATGAAGACTCCTACAAAGACAGCACTCTCATCATGCAGTTGCTTAGAGACAACTTAACAGTGAGTGTTTCCAGAAACAGCATAACTTTATTTTGATCTTCCTGTGGGGGGAGGGCAGTTATAGAAGAAGTAGAGTGTTTTTAAAGCTTGGAGAAAGATCTCCATGGTGACGAGGTATTTATTTTATCAGACCTTCCTGGAAAAGGTACTGTGCTTGTAGGAACACAGTGTCAATTATTCTTTGACTTGGTTGAACACGTTGATAACAGTTAATGTAGAGAGCTTGTGTAATTTTAGTATTTCCTTTCTTTGGCTAAATTAGGTATAGCAAATATAGGGTTTCTATAGGTGTTGCAATCTCCTAAAATCACATGAAACAGCTTGTTCTAATCAAAGTTTACTTGATAAGGCTAGAGAGaacattgattgctcttccagagggcctgggttcgaGTCTCAATAtacacatagtggttcacaatgGACTAATTCCAGTTCTAAAGAAcccaaggccctcttctggtctccatgggcactatACACACATGGTGAGCAGGCAGAACACACCTATACCtataaaggtttttaaatttttttaaaggttgctTTGTGagttatatatatttgaatatttgatagTGGGTCTTCTAGTTTGCATTCTATTgcagtgataaaacaccatgaccaaaagcatttGGGAAGGAAGGGATTTGTCTCAGCTTAGAGTTTATTGTCTGTCATAGAGGGCAGGAGATCAAGACAGGAATCTGGAgccaggagctg is a genomic window containing:
- the Ywhaq gene encoding 14-3-3 protein theta, with translation MEKTELIQKAKLAEQAERYDDMATCMKAVTEQGAELSNEERNLLSVAYKNVVGGRRSAWRVISSIEQKTDTSDKKLQLIKDYREKVESELRSICTTVLELLDKYLIANATNPESKVFYLKMKGDYFRYLAEVACGDDRKQTIDNSQGAYQEAFDISKKEMQPTHPIRLGLALNFSVFYYEILNNPELACTLAKTAFDEAIAELDTLNEDSYKDSTLIMQLLRDNLTLWTSDSAGEECDAAEGAEN